The genomic DNA AAAAATGGCAGAAGTCAAGCTTGAGTCTCAGCAACTGTGGGTGATAGATTTAGCAGAGGTTGGATTCATGGATAGTTCTGGTTTAGTTCCCCTAGTACAAGCACTCAAAGCTGTACACGAAAGCGGTTGTCGTCTAGTTCTTTGTAATGTACAAGCTCCTGTTAGATTAGTATTAGAATTAACTCACTTAGATTCAGTTTTTGAAATAGTTGATAATTACGAAGAAATTTTATCTACCTTTGAAGATAAAACTTTGGCAACAGCATGATAAACAACTGTTATCCATAAGGAAAAAGTCAGGTTAAACAAAGTTTTTCACTGTTAACCTTAATAACACATTACTCAATATAACAATTATAAGCAGCGCTCTAGCAAGCTTAACCTCTATTTATCTCAAGCTATATGTAGATTTAATAGAGGTTTAGCCGCTAGGCGAATGGCTTAATTAAAAATAAATTAGCTGCAAAAAATCATTGATATGTCTACAACTCGTCATTATCAACATTTGCTGTAGTGTAGCAATGGACAAGGCTGTTAGGACATTAAGCAGAACTAAAACTTAGACACTGAAATACTTCTAGCTCTGTCACCTGTCACCTGTTCCCTGTCACCTACTATATTAGACATTTTGAGGAGCAGATATACTATCTTGTTCATGAATTGGAATTGAACTAGAAAAATTTGGTAGATCTATACCACTATGACTAGAGTGACGAGTTTTCAATGCTAGACGATAACTAACACTCTGTAACTCCGCTTGCAGTTGGCGGTTTTCCCTTTGTAGTATAGCGACTTTGTCTCTAACAGGTGTCATTCTTTCCTCAAATTTACGACGATAAATTTGGGGTAACTCCTGTACTACCTGCTCTAACATTCGGCTGCGATCAGTTAGCTCTTGCACTGACTGTCTTAACTGATGAATTTCCGCATCACGAGATGTAATTTGCTCTTGGTAAAAATTTACTTGCTCTTCAACTGCTTGTAGTTGTTCCCTTAAAGCTTCTAATTGGCTAACATCATACTCAACTTCCGACTTTTGAGGAATAAAGTTAGTGTTACCCTTAACAAGTCGAAACAGTTCTTGAGACAGCTGTTGGACTAATTGATCCCGAAGCTGCAATTCTTGGCGTAACTGGGATACTTCAGTCGAAAGGTTTTGGATGTCGGGTGTTTCTGATTGGCTCACAGTAGTTTATATCTCTTATGTATAACTGCGACAAAGTAGGCTTGGGTAAATGCTTAAATACTGGAATAGTATATTTGAGACTCGCTGTTTTCAAGCAGGATTGAGTAAGTCAAAAGCTTATTGTAGGCAAGATTTTGTCCTTAGCTAATAACCTGAATACACAGAGGACAAAACTTTTTTCTGTCAAATAAGCTATGAAAGTAATTTCATATACAGCCTAATTAGTCAACAACAACTTAGGCATTTGTAACAAAGTTTTTATCTGTGCTGTTGTTTTTCTATCATACCGGTAGTGTATAGGAAAAAAATTCACTTAATGATTTTATCCAAAACATACCGCAATTAAGAGAAATTGACAACTGTTCAAATACGTAAATTTATCTAAAAAATTAATTTTTCTACAAAAATAAAAATGATTCGGATACTAGCGAGGAATTATTAATCAATCCCTCGCTGAGAAACTTTTAAGCTGGTACAGCTTCTGGTTCTGATTTTTCTTCAGGTACTTCCTGTTTAATAGTCAGATAACGAATTACTTCTTCACTTAAACGCATAGCACGCTCAAAAGGAGCGATCGCCGCTGCTGGGGCAGTATAGTTTAATTGAATGTAAATACCATCACGATGTCTATCAATTTCATAGGCAAGACGACGCTTACCACGATTTTGAATTTCCAAATTCTCAGCACCCTGCTCAGTTAGAAAGTTTTGGTATTTAGTCACAACTTGCTCTACCTGCTCATCTCCCAAATCAGGGCGGATAATGTACATTGTCTCGTAAACTGTGGTCATATATTCTGAATTACCTTATGGACAAAAAAGGCTGCTTTCACTGATTTATACAAGTAAAATTCCTAAGTTACTGATAAAAATCAGCATCTGAAGCAACAAGGAATTATAATCTTACCAGCTTTTGATCGTAATCATCAGCTGAATCCGCCAAAATTTACATATTTAAGGATATAAGTTAAACTTATGGCGCAACGCTATGTGCGAGTGAAAAGTCAAGAAGGACAAATTTTCTACGGGTTACTACAGCTATCTCTCAATGTGGAAATTTTAGATGCTCCACCTTGGTTAGAAGGTCAACCCACAGAATTAATCTTAGAACCCGATGAATACCGACTTCTTGCTCCCTGTTCACCTTCTAAAATTATCGCCGTAGGTAAAAACTATGCTGATCATGCAGCAGAAATGGGAGGTGCTGTACCCGCCGAACCTCTGATTTTTTTCAAACCACCTACATCTGTCATTGCCTCAGATATGGAAATTAAATATCCTTCACAATCCCAGCGGGTAGACTATGAAGGGGAGTTAGCATTAGTAATAGGCGATCGCACCTGTGACTGTACACCAGAGGAAGCCCAGAGCAAAATTTGGGGTTATACCATCGCCAATGACGTGACAGCTAGAGATCTACAAAAAAAAGATGCTCAATGGACAAGAGCCAAGGGTTTTGATACATTTTGCCCTTTAGGCCCGTGGATAGTCCGAGAATTGAATCCAGGCGCAAAAATACAGACGTTTTTAAATGATCAACTCCATCCAGTCCAATCTAGTTGTATTGATCAAATGGTATTTGCCCCTGATTTTTTAGTTTCTTACATCAGTCAAGTAATGACCCTATTACCAGGGGATGTAATTTTAACAGGTACACCCTTGGGAGTTGGTCCATTAAATTTGGGCGATCGCATCCGTGTGGAAATTGAAGGTATTGGCCGCTTAGAAAACACAGTTACCCAACGTTAAAACCTAGCGAACTTGCATATGTACTGCATCAGAAATAGCTGGTATTTCCGCATAACGCCCCATAACAGACTGGAAAACAGCATAAACAAATGATGCCAAAATGCCTAGAAATATCGTATTAGCCAAAGTTTGTAGTGCAAAGCCAGTACCTGGAGCCGAACCTAAAATTTGTAACCCTATAGAACACAAAATTAAGACAATATCCAAAAGAATGGCCTGCATAGTATTGAAACGGATAAAATGACTGATTTTTTCGTTTCTGACTACCAACAAGAACAGAGCAAAAAATATGACAATTTGACCAATTGATCCTAAACTATTATAAACTGACCCAACTATTAGCACTGGCAAAAGCAACACTTGTAATACCGGAAACTGTGCCATTAAAGAGCTACCAAATTTCAAGCTCTCAATTAGAGGTATTAAATAAGGTAAACAAGCAAAAATGCGATCAGGAAAAGTTATAGATCCGCGCCAATTCATAGTAAATTCTCCTATGACTAAATTTTAATAGCTATTTGAACATAGGATAACGCAATTGCCCAGTATTGCCATATAATTCTCTTATTTCTGTTTTATAGAAGTTGCCCACTAGCTACTGAATCTTATAAAGATTACTATCCTCACTAAACCAGAGAATAAAAAACTATTGACTACTGGATATTAGCAATACGGAAACCCATAATACACTCATACTGTTCAAGGTTTTGCTCCGTACATTTGTGAATAGCTTGACCGCAGCGGAGTTTACCCCCTTGCCAACGAGGTTGTCCATTATTATTCGCAAGCACACAAGACCTGCAAACTTGCTCAGGGGCAAAGATTTGATCATCCGTTAAAATGACTAACATCTCAATTCCTCCTGTCAATTCTTTGAGTATCAAGGTATGAACGCAGAAAATAGCAAATACTTGCTCACTGCACCTGATTTTATTGTATGTTAGATATCTTGGTTATTTCTGTTTGTTAGTCAAAATTAATACGTAGACTCTTATGATCAGTTAAAGACAAGCAAAATATCTCAAAATTTGCAAAAAGCTTATTAATACATAGAAATCACAACTTTCCTGTTGTTAAATAATCAAGTTAACATTTAAACAGGCTTTTAAAAAACAGTTATAGCCCTGATTGCAATAGTGCTGTAATCCACATCACCAATAACCTCAAAGATCATTCAAGGAATATTGCCGTGAATAAAACTAACTCAGAAATCCTCAAATCAGCTGATCCTGCTATCAACGAATTAATTAACCAAGAATTACAAAGACAACGTGATCATTTAGAAATGATCGCCAGTGAAAACTTTACCTCTGCTGCCGTATTAGCTGCTCAAGGTTCTGTCTTAACCAATAAATACGCTGAGGGCCTGCCAGGTAAACGCTACTATGGCGGCTGTGAATTTGTTGACAAAATCGAACAAATAGCCATTGATAGAGCCAAACAGTTATTTGGTGCTGCTCATGCTAACGTTCAACCCCATTCTGGCGCACAGGCTAACTTTGCCGTCTTCCTCACCCTGTTACAACCAGGGGATAAAATTATGGGCATGGACTTGTCCCATGGTGGACATTTAACCCATGGTTCTCCCGTCAATGTTTCCGGTAAATGGTTTGAAGTTCAACACTACGGAGTTAGCCAAACCACAGAACAGCTTGATTATGATCAAATTCGTGATTTAGCCCTCAAAGAGCGGCCTAAATTATTAATTTGCGGTTATTCAGCCTATCCCCGGATTATTGACTTTGAAAAATTCCGCAGTATTGCCGATGAAATAGGAGCTTACCTCCTAGCAGATATTGCCCATATTGCCGGTTTAGTGGCCACAGGTCATCATCCTAACCCCATTCCTTACTGCGATGTCGTTACAACCACAACCCACAAAACCCTACGTGGGCCACGGGGAGGTCTGATTTTAACCCGTGATGCGGAATTGGGTAAAAAGTTGGATAAATCAGTTTTTCCTGGTACTCAAGGCGGACCATTAGAACACGTTATTGCAGGTAAAGCAGTGGCTTTTGGAGAAGCACTCCAGCCAGAGTTTACAACCTACTCCGGCCAAGTAATTGAAAATGCCCGTGCTTTGGCTAACCAATTGCAAAACAGAGGTTTGAAACTAGTATCTAATGGGACAGATAACCATTTAATGTTAGTAGATTTACGTTCTGTTGCCATGACAGGGAAAAAGGCTGATAAGTTAGTCAGTGGTGTAAATATTACAGCTAATAAGAATACAGTACCGTTTGATCCAGAATCACCATTTGTTACCAGTGGATTGAGATTAGGATCAGCGGCCATGACCACTAGAGGTTTAGGTGTAGCGGAGTTTACAGAGATTGGTAATATTATTAGCGATCGCCTACTTTCTCCAGAATCAGACACAGTAGCAGCAGATTGTCGTCGTCGAGTAGCATCCTTATGCGAACGTTTCCCACTATACCCTCATTTAGAAGTTCCTATTCCAGCCATAGTCTAAGTAGTTAAAAATTTATTTTAGATTTGGGATGACTATGATGATCTCAAATCTAAAATATGAGTGGATAAAAATTTTAGTTTAGTCAATAGCTAATCCTATAGTGAAGGATTTGAGTCTACAACCTAAAAAAATTAAATAATTTGGCAGTAAATCACTAAATTAGGGCTAAAAAACATCAAATCTATCCAATATTTTTTGCGTAAGCTCTGTAATTAATAATTCATTAAATACCAAGATTATCTACTACATAACTATCTATTTAAGTGAATATCTAATATTCAAAAACTCTTATGCTGATAAATACCCTAAATGTAGTAAATATAATTTGTAGCAATAATCCTCACACAAATTTTTTCATATCAACCACAATACTGCTCGGAGAAAATCCTGATTTTTAAATAATTAGGTCTAGGAAAAAGTAAATAGTTAAAACTTTCAGGTTTTTCTTTCACTTATCCTCCAATCATTTCTCCAACAAGCAGCAAGTATTGATACCAACTAATTATTAGAAATACCGATGCCTGCCCAGATTTATCATCTGATAGCCTTTCTTGTAGCCGCAGTAGTCGTTCTTTGGACTATTCCCGATGTCAAAAAGTTTGGCATCAAAAATGGACGTGTAGATAAACCTGGTGGGAGAAAAATTCATCAACACCCAATGGTACGTTTAGGAGGAGTATCTATTTTTGCTGGTACTATTATCTCCCTATTAATTGTCTGGTGGTTAGGAGGTTTTGCCAACTTACCCCCAGAAAAAGAATGGCAAATTTGGGGCGTAACATTTGGTGGGATGGGGTTTTTCTTCATCGGTTTAGCAGATGACTTATTAAACCTATCTCCCTTTTTGCGCTTACTGCTACAAGTATTAATAGCCATTGGTGCTTGGAAAGCAGGGGTAAGTATAGATTTTGTCACTGTTCCTACCATTGGCATTGTTAATCTATACTGGTTGAGTTTGCCAATTACAGTTATTTGGCTAGTGGGAATGGTTAATGCTATTAACTGGATTGATGGTTTAGATGGACTAGCAGCGGGAGTAAGTGGAATTGCTGCTGTGGTAATGCTATTGGTATCCCTATTTATGCACCAACCAGCTGCGGCTTTAATAGCTGCTGCTTTAGCTGGTGCGGCCTTGGGATTCCTTCGATATAACTTTAACCCTGCTCAAATCTTTATGGGTGATGGTGGATCTTATTTTATGGGCTTTACCTTAGCTGCGGTAGGTGTGATTGGTTTGGTAAAAATCCCTGCCTTTACTGCTGTTGTCTTGCCCTATTTAATTTTAGCAGTACCAATTGTAGATATGTCAGCAGTAATTTTATCCCGACTGCGCCATGGCAAATCTCCTTTTATCGCAGATAAACGCCATTTACATCATCGTTTACTCCAAGCTGGTTTATCTCATAGGTTAACAGTTTTGTTTATTTACTCTTTAACCCTTTGGGTAGGTAGTTTAGCATTAGCCATTGCTGGTATTCCTAGCGGTGTTACCTATGCCTGTGCATCTACCTCTGTGTTAAGCTATGCTATCTGGCGAGTTTGGAAACTTTCTCGACAATCTTGATTTTAGTCATTAGCATTAACCGATAACTATAGCGTCTTCATATTTTCTAGTTTCATGAGTGCAGAAATTATTTGTGTTGG from Okeanomitos corallinicola TIOX110 includes the following:
- a CDS encoding STAS domain-containing protein yields the protein MTLTQDKPVIFFKPQGRIDLETATALSKKMAEVKLESQQLWVIDLAEVGFMDSSGLVPLVQALKAVHESGCRLVLCNVQAPVRLVLELTHLDSVFEIVDNYEEILSTFEDKTLATA
- a CDS encoding Npun_F5560 family protein, which produces MSQSETPDIQNLSTEVSQLRQELQLRDQLVQQLSQELFRLVKGNTNFIPQKSEVEYDVSQLEALREQLQAVEEQVNFYQEQITSRDAEIHQLRQSVQELTDRSRMLEQVVQELPQIYRRKFEERMTPVRDKVAILQRENRQLQAELQSVSYRLALKTRHSSHSGIDLPNFSSSIPIHEQDSISAPQNV
- the rpsF gene encoding 30S ribosomal protein S6, coding for MTTVYETMYIIRPDLGDEQVEQVVTKYQNFLTEQGAENLEIQNRGKRRLAYEIDRHRDGIYIQLNYTAPAAAIAPFERAMRLSEEVIRYLTIKQEVPEEKSEPEAVPA
- a CDS encoding fumarylacetoacetate hydrolase family protein, which translates into the protein MAQRYVRVKSQEGQIFYGLLQLSLNVEILDAPPWLEGQPTELILEPDEYRLLAPCSPSKIIAVGKNYADHAAEMGGAVPAEPLIFFKPPTSVIASDMEIKYPSQSQRVDYEGELALVIGDRTCDCTPEEAQSKIWGYTIANDVTARDLQKKDAQWTRAKGFDTFCPLGPWIVRELNPGAKIQTFLNDQLHPVQSSCIDQMVFAPDFLVSYISQVMTLLPGDVILTGTPLGVGPLNLGDRIRVEIEGIGRLENTVTQR
- a CDS encoding Tic20 family protein translates to MNWRGSITFPDRIFACLPYLIPLIESLKFGSSLMAQFPVLQVLLLPVLIVGSVYNSLGSIGQIVIFFALFLLVVRNEKISHFIRFNTMQAILLDIVLILCSIGLQILGSAPGTGFALQTLANTIFLGILASFVYAVFQSVMGRYAEIPAISDAVHMQVR
- the glyA gene encoding serine hydroxymethyltransferase, which produces MNKTNSEILKSADPAINELINQELQRQRDHLEMIASENFTSAAVLAAQGSVLTNKYAEGLPGKRYYGGCEFVDKIEQIAIDRAKQLFGAAHANVQPHSGAQANFAVFLTLLQPGDKIMGMDLSHGGHLTHGSPVNVSGKWFEVQHYGVSQTTEQLDYDQIRDLALKERPKLLICGYSAYPRIIDFEKFRSIADEIGAYLLADIAHIAGLVATGHHPNPIPYCDVVTTTTHKTLRGPRGGLILTRDAELGKKLDKSVFPGTQGGPLEHVIAGKAVAFGEALQPEFTTYSGQVIENARALANQLQNRGLKLVSNGTDNHLMLVDLRSVAMTGKKADKLVSGVNITANKNTVPFDPESPFVTSGLRLGSAAMTTRGLGVAEFTEIGNIISDRLLSPESDTVAADCRRRVASLCERFPLYPHLEVPIPAIV
- a CDS encoding MraY family glycosyltransferase produces the protein MPAQIYHLIAFLVAAVVVLWTIPDVKKFGIKNGRVDKPGGRKIHQHPMVRLGGVSIFAGTIISLLIVWWLGGFANLPPEKEWQIWGVTFGGMGFFFIGLADDLLNLSPFLRLLLQVLIAIGAWKAGVSIDFVTVPTIGIVNLYWLSLPITVIWLVGMVNAINWIDGLDGLAAGVSGIAAVVMLLVSLFMHQPAAALIAAALAGAALGFLRYNFNPAQIFMGDGGSYFMGFTLAAVGVIGLVKIPAFTAVVLPYLILAVPIVDMSAVILSRLRHGKSPFIADKRHLHHRLLQAGLSHRLTVLFIYSLTLWVGSLALAIAGIPSGVTYACASTSVLSYAIWRVWKLSRQS